The genomic stretch GAGAAAACTCTGCAAGTTTCGGTTTTCCTCCACAATCACGAACAAACTTAATAGTATCTTTAACCGATTCTATGCTCTGTCCAGGTAGTCCTAAAAGTATATAAGTCTCACAATCCTCCGTGCTATATCCAGCTTTCAACAAATTAATAATTGCTGTGGCATATTCATTTCGCGCCACCTTCCCGCAACTTGTTTTTACAATGTCAGGATCAATGCTTTCAAGCGACAATCTTATCGTTACAAATCCTGATTTCTTTAATATTTCCGCACACTCGCTGTCAATCTCTCTCACGTGCAGGCCATTTGGCGTATGTAGTCGCAGTGTTCCGTCATAACGACGAGTTAACTCTTCGACAAGAGGATATGTGTATTTTTCTTTGTCTATAAGCAGAGCATCATCATAAAAAGCAAAATCGACTGCGCCAAGGCGTTTTTGATAATCTATCTCCGTAAGGACTTCAGCAATGGAACGCCTATGATATTTCGGCCAAAGTATACGTGATGCGCAATATTCGCATGACATCGGACAGCCAAATGAAGTCATGGTCACTCCGTAAGGAATTTTTTCGTAGAGATCCATCGCTGGATACGGAACGTCAGGTTGCCAATTATCTGTAATAATATAATCTGCCCCTAGAGTTGAAGCATGCTCAGGACATAGACGTGCATAAACGCCACCAAGCACAACCGGAACGTCCTTGAGTGTTTGATGTAGCAAATCGATTGTCTCTTTTACTCCACCGTACCAGTATGTCATTACAGAGGTTAAAAATATAACATCCGGCTTTTCGATTGACAAAAGCTTTTCAACTATGGAATCTCTACTTAACCCAAAGCGGTGATATCTTCTTTTTATTCCACTGTAAACTGCTGGCTTTACTATCTCTTCTGAATAGATTTTTTCTCTTCCAAAAGTCTTTTGTGCGATAGCTCCCTCATGTATGCAGTCAAGGAACGCGATATCATTGTTGTTATGTCTCATTTTTTCAAGAAGGTATAACAGTCCAACAGGCTTGGACCAAAGATCAAAGAAAGAGAAGTCATGCACAGGCGGATTGATGCCGAGAATTCTCTTTCCCGACAGTGAAAATATTTCCTCTATACTCTTTTTCTTTGTTTTGCTCATCAAACCTCACCATTCTGTCACAAAAAAGGCTGCAGAGAAGAGCTCTCCGCAGCCTTGAATTTTATTATACAGAGCGAAGACTTCTTCGCTTATTATACTCGTTGTGCTATCGAAAAAGATTTTTTGCATTCTTTCGTCTCAAAAACACCTTCGTCACTTTGTTATTTAAACAGCAACTTCTCGACCATCGGGATTTGCGCTGTTATTTTAAGAATCCTTTTAGAATTGTTGCTTCCGCTTCCGTTTCTGTCATTCCGAGTGACATCAGTTTCG from Synergistaceae bacterium encodes the following:
- a CDS encoding radical SAM protein, which produces MSKTKKKSIEEIFSLSGKRILGINPPVHDFSFFDLWSKPVGLLYLLEKMRHNNNDIAFLDCIHEGAIAQKTFGREKIYSEEIVKPAVYSGIKRRYHRFGLSRDSIVEKLLSIEKPDVIFLTSVMTYWYGGVKETIDLLHQTLKDVPVVLGGVYARLCPEHASTLGADYIITDNWQPDVPYPAMDLYEKIPYGVTMTSFGCPMSCEYCASRILWPKYHRRSIAEVLTEIDYQKRLGAVDFAFYDDALLIDKEKYTYPLVEELTRRYDGTLRLHTPNGLHVREIDSECAEILKKSGFVTIRLSLESIDPDIVKTSCGKVARNEYATAIINLLKAGYSTEDCETYILLGLPGQSIESVKDTIKFVRDCGGKPKLAEFSPIPGTPSFAQVLKKIPNLATEPLLQNNSVYSSWISGDISPKALQELKDLARG